A genomic window from Coleofasciculus chthonoplastes PCC 7420 includes:
- a CDS encoding ParA family protein: protein MRTIAIHTSKGGVGKTTLVINLAYELAKLNYRVLVVDLDDQANASLSLGVNEADKLDKASSFEEFKIILETFKERKELIDFLCDYELPSFDYQKYIRSSALNAELEDISTCSGIIDVLPGSYRTTDKAISNLLMPQTRLNTALQTPGIANNYDYVIIDTPPSSTDIAKGGLIAAQYLLIPTQLEYLSVYGINTPLDFMRLVRQQFANKRGMVLGIVPMMTQKRSRLNSMVRKLLEKRLEKEDNIPILPEIHRSDYISQASRVRQPISLFAQQKSPAENIAKEFIALTQKVLERIEFIEKDKKNA, encoded by the coding sequence ATGCGTACAATTGCAATCCATACGTCAAAGGGAGGCGTTGGCAAAACTACTTTAGTGATTAACCTTGCTTATGAACTAGCCAAACTTAACTATAGGGTTTTAGTGGTTGACTTGGATGATCAAGCTAATGCTAGTCTTTCTTTAGGTGTTAACGAAGCTGATAAATTAGATAAAGCTTCTAGCTTTGAAGAATTTAAAATAATTTTAGAGACTTTCAAGGAGAGAAAAGAACTCATCGATTTTTTATGTGACTACGAGTTACCCAGCTTTGATTACCAAAAATATATAAGATCATCGGCTCTCAATGCCGAGCTAGAAGATATATCTACCTGTAGTGGTATAATCGACGTATTACCGGGTAGTTATCGAACTACAGATAAAGCAATTAGTAACTTGCTAATGCCGCAAACACGATTGAATACAGCACTTCAAACACCAGGCATCGCTAATAATTATGATTATGTAATCATTGATACACCTCCCAGTTCAACAGATATTGCGAAGGGGGGCTTAATTGCAGCTCAGTACCTACTTATTCCAACTCAGTTAGAGTATCTATCAGTATACGGTATCAATACACCACTAGATTTCATGCGGCTTGTTCGACAACAATTTGCGAATAAACGAGGTATGGTTCTGGGAATAGTCCCCATGATGACGCAAAAAAGATCACGACTTAATAGTATGGTGAGAAAGTTACTGGAAAAACGACTTGAGAAGGAGGATAACATACCGATATTACCAGAAATCCATCGCTCTGACTATATCAGCCAAGCGTCGAGGGTACGTCAGCCGATTTCTTTATTCGCTCAACAGAAATCGCCAGCTGAAAATATCGCCAAAGAATTTATCGCCTTGACCCAAAAAGTTTTAGAAAGAATAGAGTTTATTGAAAAGGACAAAAAAAATGCTTGA
- a CDS encoding helix-turn-helix domain-containing protein, whose translation MRKAGKSLRQVLEAYNISQNKLAIAMGIGRSTIHHWVNESRDPGGDAILEIRKGLNKINPAAAEEFIRVYLDESDEGELVDQE comes from the coding sequence ATGCGAAAGGCAGGAAAATCTTTAAGACAGGTGTTGGAAGCCTACAACATTAGCCAAAATAAGTTGGCGATAGCAATGGGTATTGGGCGATCAACAATTCACCATTGGGTCAATGAAAGTCGAGATCCAGGAGGTGATGCCATTCTCGAAATTAGGAAGGGGCTGAATAAAATTAATCCAGCAGCAGCCGAGGAGTTTATTCGGGTGTATCTGGATGAGTCAGATGAGGGTGAATTAGTTGACCAAGAGTAG
- a CDS encoding helix-turn-helix domain-containing protein: MGKAGKALKQVLERYGITQNRLAVVMQVGRSNVHRWVYEVADPVGDAILEIRKGLNTINPAAAEEFIRLYLDESEEDEEHS, translated from the coding sequence ATGGGAAAAGCAGGCAAAGCACTCAAACAGGTCTTGGAACGTTATGGCATTACCCAAAATCGTTTAGCCGTGGTAATGCAAGTTGGGCGTTCTAATGTTCACCGCTGGGTTTATGAGGTTGCCGATCCTGTCGGCGATGCCATCCTAGAAATTAGGAAGGGACTGAATACGATTAATCCAGCAGCAGCAGAAGAGTTTATTCGTTTGTATCTGGATGAGTCAGAGGAGGATGAGGAACACTCTTAG